Proteins encoded within one genomic window of Streptomyces profundus:
- a CDS encoding SDR family NAD(P)-dependent oxidoreductase, translated as MTAQDGFELFSVQGRTALVTGGARGVGALIAQALVEAGAEVYVTSRDVAAAEKTAARLSLFGDCFPLAADLATERGCRDLAESLGGRVDRLNLLVNNAGALHTAPLDDFDDAGWDTVLQVNLRAVFHLTRFLRPTLEAAARVGDPARVVNIGSIDGLRAPAAEIYSYAASKAAMHHLTLHLAGRLAPRIAVNALALGPFESAMSRDALADDIGRRSPLRRAGGLDDLAGVMRFLGSRSAAYLTGTVIPFDGGLSATR; from the coding sequence ATGACGGCACAGGACGGTTTCGAGCTGTTCTCGGTCCAGGGCCGGACGGCTCTGGTGACCGGCGGGGCCAGGGGCGTCGGCGCGCTGATCGCCCAGGCGCTGGTGGAGGCGGGCGCCGAGGTGTACGTGACCTCGCGCGACGTGGCCGCCGCCGAGAAGACGGCCGCCCGGCTCTCGCTGTTCGGCGACTGCTTCCCGCTGGCGGCCGACCTCGCCACCGAGCGGGGCTGCCGTGACCTGGCGGAGTCGCTCGGCGGGCGCGTCGACCGGTTGAACCTGCTGGTGAACAACGCGGGCGCGCTCCACACCGCGCCGTTGGACGACTTCGACGACGCGGGCTGGGACACGGTGCTCCAGGTGAACCTGAGGGCGGTGTTCCATCTGACCCGCTTTCTGCGGCCGACGCTGGAGGCCGCGGCGCGGGTGGGGGATCCGGCCCGCGTCGTCAACATCGGTTCCATCGACGGGCTGCGGGCGCCGGCCGCGGAGATCTACTCCTACGCGGCGAGCAAGGCCGCGATGCACCATCTGACCCTGCACCTGGCCGGCCGGCTGGCGCCACGGATCGCCGTGAACGCCCTCGCGCTCGGCCCGTTCGAGTCCGCCATGTCGCGGGACGCGCTGGCCGACGACATCGGTCGGCGCTCCCCGCTGCGGCGCGCCGGGGGGCTCGACGACCTCGCCGGCGTCATGCGGTTCCTCGGTTCGAGGTCCGCCGCATATCTGACCGGCACGGTGATCCCGTTCGACGGCGGCCTGTCGGCCACCCGCTAG